A part of Streptomyces sp. NBC_01210 genomic DNA contains:
- a CDS encoding carbonic anhydrase — translation MDRAGHPDRRALLVGGLGVATVTLAGCSSTSAAPSATSASPEARPATPAAAFARLMEGNKRWVSGDLRHPDRDPNRRQFVSEKQEPFGAILSCIDSRVPPELLFDTGLGDLYVMRTGGEAVGPVVTGSVEYGPMTSGTPLIVVLGHQRCGAVEAAYKSIRDGKPLPGNLEAIAKALRPAYEQAVREGGADPVETMARAQVRLTADDLRSNQDLAPLVEKGALAVVGAYYSLDSGKVEVLTGAPS, via the coding sequence ATGGACAGAGCGGGACATCCGGATCGCAGAGCTCTGCTCGTCGGCGGACTCGGGGTCGCCACGGTCACGCTTGCGGGGTGCTCGTCGACGAGCGCCGCTCCGTCGGCGACCAGCGCTTCGCCGGAAGCGCGACCGGCCACGCCCGCCGCGGCATTCGCGAGACTGATGGAGGGCAACAAGCGCTGGGTGAGCGGAGATCTTCGACACCCCGACCGGGATCCGAACCGGCGCCAGTTCGTATCCGAGAAGCAGGAACCCTTCGGGGCGATCCTCTCGTGCATCGACTCCCGGGTGCCGCCTGAACTCCTCTTCGACACCGGGCTGGGCGACCTTTACGTGATGCGCACGGGCGGGGAGGCGGTCGGCCCGGTGGTCACGGGTTCCGTGGAGTACGGGCCCATGACGAGTGGCACTCCGCTCATCGTGGTCCTCGGGCATCAGCGTTGCGGCGCCGTCGAGGCGGCGTACAAGTCCATCCGTGACGGCAAACCGCTGCCCGGCAACCTGGAGGCGATCGCCAAGGCTCTGCGGCCGGCGTACGAGCAGGCAGTCAGGGAAGGCGGTGCCGACCCGGTCGAGACCATGGCCCGCGCCCAGGTCAGGCTGACCGCGGACGACCTGCGCTCCAACCAGGACCTGGCCCCGCTCGTGGAAAAGGGCGCCCTTGCCGTGGTCGGCGCCTACTACTCGCTCGACTCCGGCAAGGTGGAAGTCCTGACCGGCGCGCCTTCCTGA
- a CDS encoding PaaI family thioesterase, translated as MTRPTSPPSADATAARHSRTHTWAPPTSYADAGPHSGLELLRRSLDGHYPQAPICGTLGFRLVEADEGRAVFEGEPGEHLLNPMGSVHGGFLATLLDSALGSAVMTTLSPGRAYTTIQLGVNLVRPVFADTQTLRCEGTVIHVGRTTATAEARVVGATDAKLYAHATTTCAVFTWRDTA; from the coding sequence ATGACCCGGCCCACCAGCCCACCGTCCGCAGACGCCACTGCCGCGCGCCATTCACGTACCCACACCTGGGCACCGCCGACCAGCTACGCCGACGCCGGCCCGCACTCAGGCCTCGAACTGCTCCGGCGCAGCCTCGATGGCCACTACCCGCAAGCGCCGATCTGCGGGACTCTCGGCTTCCGCCTCGTGGAGGCCGACGAGGGCCGCGCCGTCTTCGAGGGCGAGCCCGGCGAGCACCTGCTCAACCCGATGGGCAGCGTCCACGGCGGTTTTCTGGCCACACTGCTCGACTCGGCCCTCGGCAGCGCGGTCATGACGACGCTGTCGCCCGGCCGCGCGTACACCACCATCCAGCTCGGGGTGAATCTTGTGCGCCCGGTGTTCGCCGACACGCAGACCCTGCGCTGTGAAGGCACTGTCATCCACGTCGGCCGTACGACGGCGACCGCCGAGGCACGGGTGGTCGGCGCCACCGACGCCAAGCTGTACGCGCATGCCACCACGACCTGCGCGGTCTTCACCTGGCGGGACACGGCCTGA
- a CDS encoding putative quinol monooxygenase: protein MNIGLLARIEAKPEYADEVEALLRGALQLAREEEHTVTWFAFRESATVFGVFDTFENEEGRAGHLQGRIAAALMEAAETMLSSAPDIRPVDLLAAKLP, encoded by the coding sequence ATGAACATCGGACTGCTGGCCAGGATCGAAGCCAAGCCGGAGTACGCCGACGAGGTCGAGGCCCTGTTGCGCGGGGCGCTGCAACTCGCCCGCGAAGAGGAGCACACGGTCACCTGGTTCGCGTTCCGGGAGAGCGCCACGGTCTTCGGGGTCTTCGACACCTTCGAGAACGAGGAGGGACGGGCCGGCCATCTGCAGGGCCGGATCGCCGCGGCGCTGATGGAAGCGGCGGAGACGATGCTGAGCTCGGCCCCCGACATCCGCCCTGTGGACCTGCTGGCAGCCAAGCTCCCCTGA
- a CDS encoding GlxA family transcriptional regulator, translating into MPALAERRPDALLAHVSGPASAAVRSLVADARGRGTPVASACTGTFLLAEAGVLDGRKATTSWWLAPVFRKRYPAVTVDETRMVTASDGVTTAGAAFGHVDLALAVVRMSSPALADLVARYLVVDERPSQSAYTIPSALAQSDPVVAAFERWARLHLEEPMNVSAAARSVGVSERTLQRTVRRVLGTSPVRFVQDLRVEQASHLLRTTDMSLDSIARKVGYEHANTLRILLRERTGSTAGALRSR; encoded by the coding sequence GTGCCGGCCCTCGCCGAGCGGCGGCCCGACGCGCTTCTCGCTCATGTCTCGGGACCCGCATCGGCGGCCGTACGGAGTCTCGTGGCCGATGCGCGCGGGCGCGGCACCCCCGTCGCCTCGGCCTGTACGGGCACCTTTCTGCTGGCCGAGGCGGGGGTGCTCGACGGGCGGAAGGCGACCACCAGCTGGTGGCTGGCGCCGGTCTTCCGGAAGCGCTATCCGGCGGTCACCGTCGACGAGACCCGGATGGTGACCGCGTCGGACGGCGTGACGACGGCCGGTGCGGCCTTCGGGCACGTCGACCTCGCGCTGGCGGTCGTCCGGATGAGCAGCCCGGCGCTGGCCGATCTTGTCGCCCGCTATCTGGTCGTCGACGAACGGCCGTCCCAGTCGGCGTACACCATCCCGAGCGCGCTCGCCCAGAGTGATCCGGTCGTCGCCGCCTTCGAGCGCTGGGCCAGGCTGCATCTGGAAGAGCCGATGAACGTCAGTGCGGCGGCGCGTTCGGTGGGGGTGAGCGAACGCACCCTCCAGCGGACCGTACGCCGCGTACTCGGCACGTCCCCCGTGCGCTTCGTTCAGGACCTGCGGGTCGAACAGGCCTCGCACCTGCTGCGGACGACCGACATGTCTCTGGACTCCATCGCCCGCAAGGTCGGCTACGAGCACGCGAACACCCTGCGGATCCTGCTGCGTGAGCGGACGGGCAGCACGGCGGGCGCTCTGCGCAGTCGCTGA